A portion of the Paenibacillus marchantiae genome contains these proteins:
- a CDS encoding S9 family peptidase, with product MIQFPKPDVEQYFQTYRISHFAVSADEKRLFFDSNLNGQPNIWAMDLPGGYPYPLTYLNQSSQFIKPDPEGRHILTAFDRDGDENYHLYALQPEGGVPFPVVPAEPNDRCYFSHLSEDGQRLYYMTSKDNPNYLNSRRMNLETGEDELLHQGEEVTSNLIAVSSDEQAYVILNVYSNTYQTAYVYRNGESESIIPVSERQSEVSYVLFADNNRLLMITNDNEPYTYVAEYRLDTHEFRPLCKVEGEDVDIIRWHKDSETLYFWTFTGPENRMYALDKGSEQPRRVAMPLDTVEHVTVTKAGNVYISGRGAVQPHNIYRLMTGSESWEPLTANRVTGLNPSDLVYPDVIRYNSYDGLEIEALFFKAKPEQANGYTVFWPHGGPQASEAKFFRPMFQMMLAQGYHIFAPNFRGSTGYGAEFGKMVERDWGEGPRLDCVAGINWLFDEGISSPDRLFVVGGSYGGYMTLLLAGRHPELFRAAVDIFGPSNLFTFLESVPEDWKPMMDNWLGDPVRDRERLTKDSPITYLDQMVNPMLVIQGANDPRVVKAESDQIVAALQGKGVDVEYIVLDDEGHGFSRKTNEILVYRRMLEFLQKHQEVPVAQP from the coding sequence ATGATTCAGTTTCCCAAACCGGATGTAGAACAGTATTTCCAGACGTATCGCATTTCCCATTTTGCCGTATCGGCCGACGAGAAACGTTTGTTTTTTGACAGCAATCTGAACGGCCAGCCCAATATCTGGGCGATGGATCTGCCGGGTGGCTACCCGTATCCTTTGACGTATTTGAATCAGAGCAGCCAGTTTATCAAACCAGACCCAGAAGGACGTCATATTCTCACGGCGTTTGATCGGGATGGGGATGAGAATTATCATCTGTATGCACTTCAACCGGAAGGCGGAGTCCCATTTCCTGTTGTTCCGGCAGAGCCCAATGATCGTTGTTATTTCTCCCATCTGTCCGAGGATGGACAGCGTCTTTATTATATGACAAGTAAGGATAACCCGAACTATCTCAACTCACGCCGGATGAACCTGGAAACGGGAGAGGATGAGCTCTTGCATCAAGGGGAAGAGGTCACAAGCAATCTGATTGCTGTGAGTTCGGATGAACAAGCCTATGTAATCTTGAATGTATACTCCAATACCTACCAGACAGCATATGTATACCGGAACGGTGAGTCAGAATCCATTATTCCGGTCTCCGAGCGACAGAGTGAGGTTTCGTATGTCCTATTTGCAGACAATAATCGGCTTCTGATGATTACAAATGATAACGAACCGTACACCTATGTGGCCGAATACCGGCTGGATACTCATGAGTTTCGTCCTCTGTGCAAAGTGGAGGGAGAAGACGTGGATATCATCCGCTGGCATAAGGATTCAGAGACGTTATACTTCTGGACGTTTACGGGTCCCGAGAATCGGATGTACGCGCTGGACAAAGGTTCCGAGCAGCCTCGGCGTGTGGCCATGCCACTGGACACCGTAGAACATGTGACGGTTACCAAGGCTGGCAACGTGTATATTTCGGGGCGTGGAGCTGTCCAGCCGCATAATATCTATCGGTTGATGACAGGTAGTGAGTCCTGGGAACCGTTGACTGCGAATCGGGTCACGGGGCTTAATCCGAGTGATCTCGTCTACCCGGATGTCATTCGATATAACTCCTACGACGGACTGGAGATCGAAGCGCTTTTTTTCAAAGCGAAGCCGGAACAGGCTAATGGTTACACGGTATTTTGGCCGCATGGCGGGCCACAGGCATCGGAAGCAAAATTCTTCCGTCCGATGTTCCAAATGATGCTGGCTCAGGGTTATCATATTTTTGCTCCGAACTTCCGGGGAAGCACTGGATATGGCGCCGAGTTTGGCAAAATGGTCGAGAGAGATTGGGGCGAGGGCCCAAGGTTAGACTGTGTTGCCGGTATAAACTGGCTGTTTGACGAGGGTATCTCATCACCGGATCGCCTGTTCGTGGTAGGGGGTAGTTACGGCGGGTATATGACCTTGCTGCTGGCAGGGCGTCACCCGGAATTATTCCGCGCTGCGGTTGATATTTTTGGGCCAAGTAACCTGTTCACATTCCTGGAATCTGTGCCGGAAGACTGGAAACCGATGATGGACAACTGGCTGGGTGATCCGGTCCGTGACCGCGAACGCTTAACGAAGGATTCACCGATTACGTATCTGGACCAGATGGTCAACCCGATGCTGGTCATTCAAGGGGCCAATGATCCAAGGGTCGTGAAGGCGGAATCGGATCAGATCGTGGCCGCGTTGCAGGGGAAAGGGGTAGACGTGGAATACATCGTTCTGGATGATGAAGGCCATGGCTTCTCCAGAAAAACGAATGAGATTCTCGTGTATCGGCGGATGCTGGAGTTTTTGCAGAAACATCAGGAAGTGCCGGTTGCACAACCGTAA
- the fosB gene encoding metallothiol transferase FosB gives MNIQGINHLCFSVSNLERSITFYEEALGARIQVKGRKLAYFELAGLWIALNQEDVIRNYTERTYTHIAFTVKEEEFDESVQQLRAAGADILPGRPRDPKDALSIYFTDPDGHLFELHTGNMKQRLDYYREDKPHMTFYT, from the coding sequence ATGAATATTCAGGGGATTAATCATCTGTGCTTTTCCGTATCCAATCTGGAACGGTCCATTACCTTTTATGAGGAGGCTCTCGGTGCCCGTATTCAGGTGAAAGGCCGGAAGCTGGCATATTTCGAACTTGCCGGACTTTGGATCGCTTTGAATCAGGAAGACGTCATTCGCAACTATACGGAACGAACGTATACACATATTGCATTTACCGTAAAAGAAGAGGAATTCGACGAGTCTGTGCAGCAGCTGCGAGCAGCCGGGGCTGACATTCTTCCCGGAAGACCACGCGATCCGAAGGATGCATTATCCATTTATTTTACCGATCCCGATGGTCATTTGTTCGAGCTACATACCGGAAATATGAAGCAGAGACTTGACTATTACCGTGAGGATAAACCCCATATGACCTTTTATACGTAA
- a CDS encoding ribonucleotide-diphosphate reductase subunit beta: MQLQKIFNTEAPNQSTRIIEGECSGILNWNDIRMPHMYKLYKVLLLNHWIADEIPMSKDASQFAQLDPEEQRTFKVNISLLAVLDSMQTMFVGDVKRYFTDSSLEAISAIIGQQEVVHNQSYSYVLSSIVSDREQKEIFEYWKHDPVLLDRNRFIADIYQTFRDNPSPQTFFQAMVADLVLEGIFFYSTFAFFYNLARDQKMMATSQMISYIQRDENQHCYFFAEVYKQLLVDFPELNTPENMDYVYKTINRAVELETNWAHYTLSNVRGIDLNELEDYIKYIANKRLRLMGMEKAYEGVDVNCMPWIKPFSDEALNATKTDFFEAKSRNYGKVGDDNGFDDL, translated from the coding sequence ATGCAATTGCAGAAAATTTTCAATACCGAAGCGCCTAACCAGTCTACCCGTATCATTGAAGGGGAATGCTCAGGCATTCTGAACTGGAACGATATTCGTATGCCTCATATGTACAAACTGTACAAAGTACTGCTGCTCAACCACTGGATCGCGGATGAAATTCCAATGTCCAAGGATGCTTCCCAATTTGCCCAATTGGATCCGGAAGAACAGCGTACATTTAAAGTCAACATCTCCCTGCTCGCTGTATTGGACTCCATGCAAACGATGTTTGTAGGTGACGTGAAACGTTATTTCACCGATTCCTCGCTGGAAGCGATCTCGGCAATCATTGGACAACAGGAAGTTGTACACAACCAATCGTACTCTTACGTTCTGTCCTCCATCGTGTCCGATCGGGAACAAAAGGAAATCTTTGAATACTGGAAACATGATCCGGTGCTGCTTGACCGTAACCGGTTCATCGCCGACATCTACCAAACCTTCCGGGATAACCCGTCTCCACAGACGTTCTTCCAGGCCATGGTAGCCGATCTGGTACTTGAAGGTATCTTCTTCTATAGTACATTTGCCTTCTTCTACAACCTGGCCCGTGACCAGAAGATGATGGCAACCAGCCAAATGATCTCTTATATTCAGCGCGACGAGAACCAACACTGCTACTTCTTCGCTGAAGTGTACAAACAGCTGCTGGTAGACTTCCCTGAACTGAACACACCTGAGAACATGGACTATGTGTACAAAACGATCAACCGTGCCGTTGAACTCGAAACCAACTGGGCACACTACACTCTCAGCAACGTACGCGGGATTGACCTGAACGAGTTGGAAGACTACATCAAGTACATCGCCAACAAACGTTTGCGCCTGATGGGTATGGAAAAAGCATATGAAGGCGTGGATGTAAACTGCATGCCTTGGATCAAACCTTTCTCCGACGAAGCACTGAATGCTACGAAAACAGACTTCTTCGAAGCCAAATCCCGTAACTACGGCAAAGTCGGCGACGATAACGGATTTGACGATCTGTAA
- a CDS encoding SMI1/KNR4 family protein, translating into MERELLEQLNKWHEQDQFSLIIERIQQIPESERDYELIGQLSRAYNNEGRYREAVQQLLFIHGQGASDPLWQYRLGYAYYHMAMYEQAIKAFEMANELLPHDESTIEFLEWTRPKAEKMQQDRQRHQEILLELEHSGRLNNLRAASGSYDPTSFWEHSEYALESYVSSPFDEEMIQTIEQELGYKLPASYIQLMNTQNGGIPAHTVFPTKEATSWAEDHIAITGIMGIAWDKSNTLGGEFGSRFMIEDWGYPDLGVVICDCPSAGHDVVMLDYRFCGPEGEPAVVHVDQEDDYEITYLAPNFETFIRGLVDADTFDLSDEEDED; encoded by the coding sequence ATGGAAAGAGAACTGCTGGAGCAACTAAACAAATGGCATGAACAGGACCAATTCAGTCTTATTATTGAACGTATTCAACAAATCCCCGAATCGGAGCGGGATTATGAGCTGATTGGACAACTTTCCAGAGCGTATAACAATGAAGGTCGTTACCGTGAGGCTGTCCAACAGTTACTATTTATCCATGGGCAGGGAGCGAGTGACCCACTATGGCAGTACCGGTTGGGTTACGCTTATTATCATATGGCCATGTACGAGCAGGCAATCAAAGCTTTTGAGATGGCAAACGAGCTCTTGCCCCATGACGAATCGACCATCGAATTTCTCGAATGGACACGGCCCAAAGCTGAAAAAATGCAACAGGATCGACAGCGCCATCAAGAGATATTGTTGGAATTGGAGCACAGTGGCAGGCTGAACAATCTTAGAGCTGCTTCCGGGTCCTACGATCCGACTTCATTCTGGGAACACAGCGAATATGCGTTGGAAAGTTATGTATCTTCACCTTTTGACGAGGAGATGATCCAAACCATTGAACAGGAGCTAGGCTACAAATTACCTGCCTCCTATATCCAGTTAATGAACACACAGAACGGCGGAATCCCTGCACACACCGTTTTCCCAACCAAAGAAGCTACTTCATGGGCTGAAGACCATATCGCCATTACGGGGATTATGGGCATTGCATGGGACAAGTCCAATACACTGGGCGGAGAATTTGGAAGCCGTTTCATGATTGAAGATTGGGGATACCCTGATCTTGGTGTTGTGATCTGTGATTGTCCGTCTGCCGGACATGATGTAGTGATGCTGGATTATCGATTCTGTGGCCCTGAAGGCGAACCTGCTGTGGTTCATGTGGATCAGGAAGATGATTATGAGATTACATATCTGGCGCCTAATTTTGAAACTTTCATTCGCGGATTGGTTGATGCCGATACGTTTGATCTGTCTGACGAAGAGGATGAAGACTGA
- a CDS encoding gamma-glutamyltransferase family protein, producing the protein MNYDPLYQPYPSYRVPVYAKQGMVATSQPLAAQAGLDVLKKGGNAIDAAIATAAALTVLEPTSNGIGGDAFALVWTEGKLHGLNASGPAPQSISIEALKAAGHSEMPKLGVIPVTVPGAPAGWAELSRRFGRLTLAEALEPAVRYAEEGYPLAPGLARHWARAADIYARQGDAEAGRAWFETFAPGGRVPAVGEMWRSPDHAATLRRIGESGARDFYEGELAERIHSFMAEHGGYLTKEDLAAFQPEWVDPISVSYRGYDVWEIPPNGQGLIALAALNLLKGFDFEEKESVLAYHRQLEAMKLAFADGEKYITEERKMGVTVQELLSEAYADERRKLIGDMALPPEAGDPRASGTVYLATADGEGNMVSFIQSNYMGFGSGLVVPGTGIALQNRGHNFSLDPDHANALEPGKRTFHTIIPGFLTRGDEAVGPFGVMGGFMQPQGHVQVVINTVDFHLNPQAALDSPRWQWTKGKTILVEPGFPQHIAQALARKGHDIQVTLDPSMFGRGQIIWRNPDNGVLCGGTESRADGSVAAW; encoded by the coding sequence ATGAACTACGATCCACTCTACCAACCGTATCCATCTTATCGTGTGCCCGTTTATGCCAAACAAGGCATGGTCGCCACTTCACAGCCTTTGGCCGCACAAGCCGGTCTGGATGTGTTAAAAAAGGGCGGCAACGCCATCGATGCCGCTATCGCCACTGCTGCTGCGCTCACTGTGCTGGAGCCAACGTCCAATGGCATTGGAGGCGATGCCTTTGCCCTCGTCTGGACCGAGGGCAAACTGCATGGCCTGAATGCCAGTGGGCCTGCGCCTCAGAGTATATCGATTGAGGCGCTCAAAGCGGCAGGCCATTCGGAGATGCCGAAGCTGGGGGTCATCCCGGTGACGGTGCCTGGCGCACCGGCGGGTTGGGCTGAGCTGAGCCGCCGATTCGGGCGGCTTACGCTGGCGGAAGCGCTGGAACCGGCTGTCCGCTACGCGGAAGAAGGTTACCCTCTTGCGCCGGGGCTGGCCCGCCATTGGGCACGGGCAGCCGATATCTACGCACGCCAGGGCGATGCGGAAGCAGGGCGTGCATGGTTTGAGACGTTTGCCCCAGGCGGGCGTGTTCCAGCCGTGGGCGAGATGTGGCGTTCGCCGGATCATGCGGCAACACTGCGCCGGATTGGCGAGAGCGGTGCGCGAGACTTCTATGAAGGCGAACTCGCGGAGCGTATTCATTCTTTTATGGCAGAACACGGAGGTTACCTGACCAAAGAAGATCTGGCTGCATTCCAACCTGAGTGGGTTGATCCGATCTCGGTCTCCTATCGCGGATATGACGTGTGGGAGATCCCGCCAAATGGTCAGGGGCTGATTGCTCTGGCGGCGCTCAATCTGTTAAAGGGATTTGATTTTGAAGAAAAGGAATCCGTTCTGGCATACCACAGGCAGCTGGAAGCCATGAAGCTGGCGTTTGCCGATGGAGAGAAATACATTACCGAGGAACGCAAGATGGGCGTAACGGTGCAGGAATTATTATCCGAAGCGTATGCAGATGAACGGCGCAAGCTCATTGGTGATATGGCACTTCCGCCTGAAGCGGGCGACCCAAGGGCAAGTGGAACGGTGTATCTTGCAACGGCAGATGGTGAGGGCAACATGGTTTCCTTCATTCAGAGCAATTATATGGGCTTCGGCTCCGGGCTGGTTGTGCCAGGCACAGGCATTGCCCTGCAAAACCGGGGACATAATTTCTCGCTTGATCCCGATCACGCCAACGCACTGGAGCCAGGCAAACGGACATTTCATACAATCATTCCGGGCTTCCTCACACGTGGTGATGAAGCGGTTGGACCATTCGGGGTCATGGGCGGTTTCATGCAGCCCCAGGGTCATGTGCAGGTCGTCATAAATACGGTGGACTTCCACCTCAATCCACAGGCTGCGCTCGATTCTCCGCGCTGGCAGTGGACCAAAGGCAAAACGATCCTGGTTGAGCCTGGATTCCCTCAACATATTGCACAGGCACTTGCTCGCAAAGGGCATGATATACAGGTCACCCTCGATCCGTCGATGTTTGGACGCGGCCAGATCATCTGGCGCAACCCGGACAACGGCGTATTGTGCGGCGGCACGGAAAGCCGGGCAGATGGCTCGGTAGCAGCGTGGTAA
- a CDS encoding glucose 1-dehydrogenase: protein MNPVYPFYGEKTVCKPQKLAFPPQHQDQQPGLETLMVPEPISEDPAYIGSCKLEGKVAIITGGDSGIGRAAAIAFAKEGADITIAYLYERTDAERTRERIEELGQRCLLIEIDLRLKKNCEAVIRTTMETFGKIDVLVNNHGVQYVQPSIVDITEEQLYHTFQTNVFAYFFLIQAALPHLCKGASIINTASITAYKGEVQLIDYSSSKGAVVSLTRVLAKSLASEGIRVNCVAPGPIWTPLIPSSFSAEDVQVFGTETPMGRAGQPYELAAAYVYLASRDSSYVTGECIHVNGGDMVTT from the coding sequence ATGAATCCTGTCTATCCTTTTTACGGTGAGAAAACGGTGTGCAAGCCACAAAAGCTGGCTTTCCCACCCCAGCATCAGGACCAGCAGCCAGGTCTGGAAACTCTGATGGTGCCTGAACCGATCAGCGAAGATCCTGCTTATATTGGCAGCTGCAAGCTAGAAGGCAAGGTTGCGATTATTACCGGTGGTGACAGTGGAATCGGCAGAGCGGCAGCTATTGCTTTTGCCAAGGAAGGTGCAGATATCACCATCGCTTATCTATATGAACGGACCGACGCCGAAAGGACACGTGAACGCATTGAAGAGCTGGGACAACGGTGTCTATTAATCGAGATTGATCTGCGGTTAAAGAAAAACTGTGAGGCTGTCATCCGAACGACCATGGAAACCTTCGGAAAGATCGACGTCCTGGTCAACAATCATGGCGTGCAGTACGTACAGCCAAGCATTGTCGATATTACGGAAGAACAGCTGTACCATACGTTCCAGACGAATGTGTTTGCCTACTTTTTTCTGATTCAGGCGGCTCTCCCACATCTGTGCAAAGGAGCATCCATCATCAATACGGCTTCCATTACGGCCTATAAAGGTGAAGTGCAACTGATCGATTACTCTTCCAGCAAAGGGGCTGTGGTCTCTCTGACACGGGTACTCGCCAAATCGCTCGCATCCGAAGGAATCCGGGTGAATTGCGTGGCTCCTGGACCCATATGGACACCACTCATTCCATCCAGCTTCTCCGCTGAAGACGTGCAGGTATTTGGAACCGAGACGCCGATGGGCCGGGCAGGCCAACCTTATGAACTAGCAGCTGCCTACGTCTATCTCGCTTCCCGCGACTCCTCCTATGTCACTGGTGAGTGCATTCATGTCAATGGCGGCGATATGGTAACGACCTAG
- a CDS encoding BMP family lipoprotein, with product MKTQWKIKFGFTMMMVLVVLMLGACSASDKVSPADQRTKVGIVLTDVGLGDHSFSDASFEGLVQARNENSIVFDYKEPGKDLTSEAAFEQFAKDKVDLIIGLSDTIKTDLEKVAQKYPDQHFLIIDGHSDLPNVTSMSFKAEEGSYLAGIIAGFATTEDHVGFLGGMDIPVLHDFQQGFEQGVKAANPDATVHVVYAGDFGNPDLGGKLAAQMIQEQRVDVIYVAAGLTGIGSISEIQRLGKYAIGVDQDQFFLAEKAVLTSMLKNVDVSLHNAINTFIQNQHSFPEKEMFYGLAENGVGLTALHNITLTDEQQQTFEDLKAQIASGKTKITLDQ from the coding sequence ATGAAAACACAATGGAAAATCAAATTCGGGTTCACCATGATGATGGTTCTAGTTGTTCTGATGCTGGGAGCATGTTCGGCATCCGATAAGGTGTCCCCCGCAGATCAGCGAACTAAAGTCGGAATCGTTCTTACGGATGTCGGCTTGGGTGATCATTCTTTCAGTGACGCATCTTTTGAGGGATTGGTACAGGCAAGAAACGAGAACAGTATTGTTTTTGATTACAAGGAACCGGGAAAGGATTTGACATCCGAGGCAGCTTTTGAGCAATTTGCGAAGGATAAAGTTGATCTGATTATTGGTCTAAGCGACACGATAAAAACCGATCTGGAGAAGGTTGCTCAGAAGTATCCCGATCAGCACTTTCTCATCATTGACGGGCATTCCGATCTCCCCAATGTGACCTCCATGTCCTTCAAAGCAGAAGAAGGCAGCTATCTTGCAGGTATCATTGCTGGCTTTGCAACAACCGAAGACCATGTAGGCTTCTTGGGTGGAATGGATATTCCGGTGCTTCACGATTTCCAGCAAGGTTTTGAGCAAGGTGTAAAGGCGGCTAATCCGGATGCCACAGTCCATGTCGTGTACGCCGGGGATTTCGGCAATCCTGATCTTGGAGGAAAACTCGCGGCGCAGATGATTCAGGAACAGCGTGTTGATGTCATTTACGTTGCTGCCGGACTTACCGGCATAGGCTCAATTTCAGAGATTCAGAGATTGGGTAAATACGCCATTGGCGTGGACCAGGATCAGTTCTTTTTAGCAGAAAAAGCAGTACTCACTTCCATGCTCAAAAATGTAGATGTCTCTCTTCATAACGCCATTAATACGTTCATTCAGAACCAACATTCATTTCCCGAAAAAGAAATGTTCTATGGTCTGGCAGAAAACGGCGTAGGTTTAACCGCCCTACATAACATCACACTCACGGACGAACAACAGCAAACGTTCGAAGATTTGAAAGCACAGATCGCTTCCGGCAAAACCAAAATTACCCTAGATCAATAA
- a CDS encoding phosphotransferase family protein: MTTRIYFGSNKLGEIEQVSLQKALHDCNLGTLMNYKRTDEGVMGQTLLIRSSEGEYILKGNPLYAGQLQEEQFFVEQLRTHTNIPVPDPYLLHEDTDILGWSYAIMPRLPGMHLHDPSLQASLSQEDQEKIATMLARSLAELHRWKVPDAGEYDPVAKQIVPFAGKYLDWLYGTIHHWLQDAAKYSVITDEDTQWVDEQLKNAESAFHSMPVPGFVMGDFKVENFVIQRNGDSLASDWQISGLFDFTTAYFGDGTADLTKMTAMYVREGQPELAKRFLHGYREVVCAADTERYQHFATRLRVHLLYQRILLWGECKATGRVTWASDMPFAHWAEQYMDSVIALLD, translated from the coding sequence ATGACAACCCGTATTTATTTTGGCTCCAATAAACTTGGTGAGATTGAGCAAGTATCCTTGCAAAAGGCGCTTCATGATTGCAATCTGGGAACGCTTATGAATTATAAGCGAACCGATGAGGGTGTGATGGGTCAGACACTTCTTATTCGCTCTTCAGAGGGAGAATATATTCTGAAAGGCAACCCATTATATGCAGGACAACTTCAGGAAGAGCAGTTTTTCGTAGAACAGCTGAGAACTCACACCAACATTCCTGTACCTGATCCATATTTATTACATGAAGATACCGACATATTGGGCTGGAGCTATGCGATTATGCCCCGATTACCTGGAATGCACCTGCATGATCCGTCATTACAGGCTTCACTTTCACAGGAGGATCAGGAGAAGATCGCTACGATGCTTGCCCGCTCCTTAGCAGAACTACACCGTTGGAAGGTTCCTGATGCGGGAGAGTATGATCCTGTAGCAAAGCAGATCGTTCCCTTTGCGGGCAAATATCTGGACTGGCTGTATGGGACAATCCATCACTGGCTGCAGGATGCTGCAAAGTACTCCGTGATAACAGACGAAGATACACAGTGGGTGGACGAGCAATTAAAAAACGCTGAATCTGCATTTCACTCCATGCCTGTTCCCGGATTTGTGATGGGTGATTTTAAGGTCGAGAACTTTGTGATTCAGAGGAATGGTGATAGCCTTGCTTCGGACTGGCAGATTAGTGGTCTGTTTGATTTTACAACGGCCTATTTTGGAGACGGAACAGCTGACTTAACCAAAATGACAGCCATGTATGTACGAGAAGGTCAACCCGAACTTGCCAAACGATTCCTTCACGGTTACCGGGAGGTTGTCTGCGCAGCAGATACGGAGCGATACCAGCACTTTGCTACCCGTCTTAGGGTGCATCTGCTCTATCAGCGTATTTTGTTATGGGGTGAATGCAAAGCAACAGGCCGAGTAACCTGGGCATCGGATATGCCTTTTGCACATTGGGCGGAGCAGTACATGGATTCGGTAATTGCTTTACTGGATTAA